The following coding sequences are from one Dreissena polymorpha isolate Duluth1 chromosome 8, UMN_Dpol_1.0, whole genome shotgun sequence window:
- the LOC127840373 gene encoding neo-calmodulin-like yields MTELEGVGVKVGEAKKLSSKELKELRKTFQMFDRNGDGRISASELSQAFRVQGQCIPEAEIRSIIREVDDDGNGQIDFEEFVSLMTTKSQDARSATRDESELREAFKVFDQNGDGKISCKELKAVLNSIGEKMTEREFAALIREADIDGDGSISFDEFSKVIANKFV; encoded by the exons gCGAAGAAACTCTCCAGTAAAGAGCTGAAAG AGCTGCGGAAGACGTTCCAGATGTTTGACCGGAACGGGGACGGGCGAATTTCCGCATCGGAGCTGTCACAAGCCTTCCGGGTGCAGGGTCAGTGTATACCGGAAGCGGAAATACGTAGCATCATACGGGAGGTGGACGATGATG GAAACGGTCAGATAGATTTTGAGGAGTTTGTGAGTCTTATGACGACAAAATCACAAGATGCCAGGTCGGCGACACGTGATGAATCCGAATTACGAGAAGCTTTCAAAGTGTTTGATCAAAACGGGGACG GCAAAATAAGCTGCAAAGAACTGAAGGCCGTGCTAAACTCAATCGGCGAGAAGATGACAGAGCGTGAATTCGCGGCGCTGATCCGAGAAGCGGATATTGACGGAGACGGCTCTATTAGTTTTGATG AATTCTCAAAAGTGATCGCCAACAAGTTTGTATAG